One genomic segment of Centropristis striata isolate RG_2023a ecotype Rhode Island chromosome 13, C.striata_1.0, whole genome shotgun sequence includes these proteins:
- the gtpbp1 gene encoding GTP-binding protein 1 isoform X1 translates to MASIAAAHEAGTSPGSIPLAEALVPASIFAPDRGGCGEDAGDECFDDGDIFNGEPEERGVDFTNKLALVSPNGEQYDSLLRQLRDRMEEGCGETIYVVGMGSDGGDWGLDEKDMEASVATVRSMCEQVDADLITLRERNEAAGLVRDYLIRRRVGELDFLEVRVAVVGNVDAGKSTLLGVLTHGELDNGRGFARQKLFRHKHEMESGRTSSVGNDILGFDQEGQVVNKPDSHGGSLDWTKICEKSSKVITFIDLAGHEKYLKTTVFGMTGHLPDFCMLMVGSNAGIVGMTKEHLGLALALNVPVFVVVTKIDMCPANILQETLKLLQRLLKSPGCRKIPVLVQNKDDVIVTASNFSSERMCPIFQISNVTGENMDLLKMFLNLLSSRTSYRDDQPAEFQIDDTYSVPGVGTVVSGTTLRGLIRLNDTMLLGPDPLGSFIQIAVKSIHRKRMPVKEVRGGQTASFALKKIKRSSIRKGMVMVSPRLCPQATWEFEAEILVLHHPTTISPRYQAMVHCGSIRQTATILSMNRDCLRTGDKASVHFRFIKTPEYLHCDQRLVFREGRTKAVGTITKLLQSTNNLPSNSKPPQIKMQSTKKGPLRKEDGTATSGDDVATIAQSACPNTTQPPKSGGGGRRRGGQRHKGKGQNSSTNSTAAPSPSGTGGS, encoded by the exons CTTGCACTTGTTAGCCCAAATGGAGAGCAGTATGACTCATTACTTCGCCAGCTACGAGACAGGATGGAAGAGGGATGTGGAGAGACCATCTATGTGGTTGGGATGGGCTcag ATGGTGGTGACTGGGGTCTGGATGAGAAGGATATGGAGGCCTCAGTAGCCACGGTGCGATCTATGTGTGAGCAAGTGGATGCTGATCTTATTACGCTCCGAGAGCGAAATGAGGCTGCAGGTTTGGTACGCGACTATCTGATCCGCAGGCGTGTGGGCGAGCTGGACTTCCTGGAGGTCAG GGTTGCAGTCGTGGGTAATGTGGATGCCGGGAAGAGTACTCTGCTGGGAGTGTTAACGCATGGAGAGCTGGACAACGGCAGGGGCTTTGCCCGGCAAAAGCTCTTCAGACACAAACACGAGATGGAGAGTGGCAGGACCAGCAGTGTGGGCAACGATATCCTGGGGTTTGACCAGGAGGGACAG GTGGTGAACAAACCAGACAGTCATGGAGGAAGCCTGGACTGGACCAAAATCTGTGAGAAGTCCTCCAAGGTCATTACCTTCATTGACCTGGCGGGCCATGAGAAATACCTCAAGACCACCGTGTTTGGGATGACCGGACACTTGCCTGACTTCTGCATGCTCATG GTGGGCAGTAATGCAGGTATCGTAGGGATGACCAAAGAGCACCTGGGCCTGGCCTTAGCGCTGAATGTGCCTGTGTTTGTAGTGGTAACCAAGATAGACATGTGTCCAGCCAACATCCTGCAAG AGACATTGAAGCTGCTCCAGAGGTTACTGAAGTCCCCCGGCTGTAGGAAGATTCCTGTCCTGGTACAGAACAAAGACGACGTCATAGTCACAGCTTCAAACTTCAGTTCAGAGAG GATGTGTCCCATCTTTCAGATCTCCAATGTGACTGGAGAGAACATGGACCTGCTTAAGATGTTTCTCAACCTGCTCTCCTCCAGGACCTCCTACAGAGACGACCAGCCTGCTGAGTTTCAGATAGACGACACCTACTCTGTACCG GGAGTGGGAACAGTAGTATCAGGAACTACTTTACGTGGACTTATACGACTGAATGATACAATGCTGCTTGGGCCGGACCCCTTGGGCAGCTTCATCCAAATTGCTGTCAAATCAATTCACCGCAAGAGAATGCCTGTAAAGGAGGTCAGAGGAGGCCAGACTGCCTCATTTGCTCTCAAAAAG ATCAAGCGTTCGTCCATAAGGAAAGGCATGGTGATGGTTTCCCCAAGGCTATGCCCACAGGCCACTTGGGAGTTTGAGGCCGAGATCCTGGTTCTGCATCATCCCACTACGATATCCCCCAGATACCAGGCCATGG TCCACTGTGGCAGCATCCGGCAGACAGCCACCATCTTGTCTATGAACAGAGACTGCTTACGAACAGGGGACAAGGCTTCAGTCCACTTCCGCTTTATCAAGACCCCCGAGTACCTGCACTGCGACCAGAGGCTGGTGTTCAGGGAGGGCCGCACCAAGGCCGTGGGTACCATCACTAAG ctGTTGCAATCCACCAATAATTTACCATCAAATTCCAAACCACCACAAATCAAAATGCAGTCTACAAAGAAGGGACCACTGCGAAAAGAGGATGGCACCGCAACCAGCGGTGATGATGTAGCAACGATAGCACAGTCAGCATgcccaaacacaacacaaccg CCAAAGTCGGGAGGAGGTGGAAGGAGAAGGGGCGGCCAGAGGCACAAAGGAAAAGGCCAGAACAGCAGCACCAACTCCACAGCAGCTCCCTCCCCGTCAGGAACAGGAGGCTCCTGA